Proteins encoded in a region of the Zea mays cultivar B73 chromosome 4, Zm-B73-REFERENCE-NAM-5.0, whole genome shotgun sequence genome:
- the LOC103654097 gene encoding pentatricopeptide repeat-containing protein At5g14770, mitochondrial isoform X1: protein MAGAASPPQALPPAPTLQASFLCSLALAFLRAGRLSAASHVVSSLPAPPPARLLRRLIPALASSGLVAAASRFRPVPGDPLTLNSIILSYCSLHALRPALSLLRSSSGPQPQVAADTVSYNIFLAGLSEQGHGRLAPPVLSEMCKRGVPWDGVTMSTALVGLSRTGLVGEAAALAEMLVRGRGIDGLGVVGWNALIDGYCKVQDMAAALAVVERMTTQGLSLDVVGYNTLVAGFFYSGDADAAWEVAERMKADGVEPSVVTHTTLIGEYCKMKRIEEAFTLYEGMVRSGVLPDVVTLSALVDGLCRDGRFSEAYALFREMDKIGVAPNHVTYCTFIDSLAKVQRVNESLGLLGEMVSRGVAMDLVMYTTVMDRLGKEGKIEEAKDVLRHALSDNITPNCVTYTVLVDAHCRAGNIDGAEQMLLQMEEKSVSPNVVTFSSILNGLVKRGCIAKAAGYMRKMKDSGIAPNVVTYGTLIDGFFKCQGQEAALDVYRDMLHEGVEANNFIVDSLVNGLRKNGNIEEAEALFKDMGERGLLLDHVNYATLMDGLFKTGNMPAALKVGQELMERNLSPDAVVYNVFINCLCRLGKFSEAKSFLKEMRNTGLEPDQATYNTMISAQCREGNTSKALKLLNEMKWSSIKPNLITYTTLVVGLLEAGVVEKAKYLLNEMASAGFTPTPLTYRRVLQACSGSRSPYVILEVHELMMGAGLHADITVYNTLVHVLCCHGMTRKATIVLDEMLGRGIAPDTITFNALILGHCKSSHLDNAFATYAQMLHQGLSPNIATFNTLLGGLESAGRIGEADTVICEMKKMGLEPNNLTYDILVTGYAKKSNKVEALRLYCEMVSKGFIPKASTYNSLISDFAKAGMMNQAKELFSEMKRRGVLHTSSTYDILLNGWSKLRNGTEVRILLKDMKELGFKPSKGTISSMSRAFSKPGMTWEARRLLKTLFKV from the coding sequence ATGGCGGGGGCGGCATCTCCGCCTCAGGCCCTACCCCCGGCCCCGACCCTCCAGGCCTCCTTCCTCTGCTCCCTCGCGCTCGCCTTCCTCCGGGCCGGCCGCCTCTCCGCTGCCTCTCACGTCGTCTCCTCACTCCCCGCTCCGCCTCCCGCCCGCCTCCTCCGCCGCCTCATCCCCGCGCTCGCCTCCTCGGGCCTCGTCGCCGCCGCCTCCCGCTTCCGCCCCGTCCCAGGTGACCCGCTCACCCTCAACTCCATCATCCTCTCCTACTGCAGCCTCCACGCGCTCCGGCCCGCGCTTAGCCTGCTCCGTTCCTCCTCGGGGCCCCAGCCGCAGGTCGCGGCCGACACCGTCAGCTACAACATCTTCCTCGCTGGCCTCTCCGAGCAGGGACACGGGAGGCTCGCGCCGCCCGTGCTCTCCGAGATGTGCAAGCGCGGCGTGCCCTGGGACGGGGTCACCATGAGCACGGCGCTCGTGGGGCTGAGCAGGACCGGACTTGTCGGCGAGGCCGCGGCGTTGGCGGAGATGCTGGTCCGAGGCCGAGGAATTGATGGCTTGGGTGTGGTGGGATGGAATGCTCTCATTGACGGCTACTGTAAAGTCCAGGACATGGCCGCAGCATTGGCGGTGGTGGAGAGGATGACTACACAAGGGCTGTCGCTTGATGTGGTGGGGTACAATACCCTGGTTGCCGGGTTTTTCTACTCCGGCGATGCTGATGCTGCATGGGAGGTAGCGGAGAGGATGAAGGCGGATGGGGTGGAGCCGAGTGTGGTCACACACACGACGCTCATTGGGGAGTATTGTAAGATGAAGCGGATCGAGGAGGCGTTCACTCTGTACGAGGGTATGGTCAGGTCGGGTGTGCTGCCTGATGTGGTCACCCTTAGTGCTCTTGTTGATGGCCTATGCAGGGATGGCCGGTTCTCAGAGGCATATGCACTTTTCAGGGAGATGGACAAGATTGGAGTCGCTCCAAACCATGTGACATATTGTACATTTATCGATTCATTAGCGAAAGTGCAGAGGGTGAACGAGTCACTGGGTCTATTGGGAGAGATGGTCTCAAGGGGCGTGGCCATGGATCTGGTCATGTATACAACTGTGATGGACCGTTTAGGTAAGGAAGGGAAGATTGAGGAAGCTAAGGATGTGCTTCGGCATGCTTTGTCGGATAATATTACTCCCAATTGTGTAACTTACACTGTACTGGTCGATGCACACTGCAGAGCTGGCAATATCGATGGCGCAGAGCAGATGCTGTTGCAAATGGAGGAGAAATCCGTTAGCCCCAATGTTGTCACATTCTCATCAATCCTCAATGGTCTTGTTAAAAGAGGATGCATCGCCAAAGCAGCTGGCTATATGAGGAAGATGAAGGACAGTGGCATTGCTCCTAATGTTGTTACTTACGGAACGCTTATCGACGGCTTCTTCAAGTGCCAGGGGCAAGAAGCAGCTCTTGATGTGTACCGTGATATGTTGCATGAGGGTGTTGAGGCAAACAACTTTATTGTTGACTCACTGGTGAATGGTTTGAGAAAGAATGGGAATATAGAGGAAGCTGAAGCATTATTTAAAGATATGGGTGAACGTGGTCTGTTGCTAGACCATGTCAACTATGCCACCTTAATGGATGGGCTTTTTAAAACAGGAAACATGCCAGCTGCTCTTAAGGTTGGTCAGGAGTTGATGGAGAGAAATCTGTCACCTGATGCTGTTGTCTATAATGTGTTTATCAATTGCCTTTGCAGGCTTGGCAAGTTCAGTGAAGCAAAATCTTTTTTGAAAGAGATGAGAAATACGGGCTTAGAACCTGATCAAGCAACATATAACACTATGATTTCTGCACAGTGTCGGGAAGGGAATACCTCAAAAGCTCTAAAGCTACTGAATGAAATGAAGTGGAGTTCAATAAAGCCTAATCTCATCACATATACTACACTTGTTGTGGGCCTTCTTGAGGCTGGGGTTGTGGAGAAGGCAAAATATTTACTAAATGAGATGGCTTCTGCTGGATTCACTCCAACCCCTCTGACTTATCGAAGGGTGCTGCAAGCATGTTCTGGAAGCAGGAGCCCGTACGTGATTTTGGAAGTTCATGAATTGATGATGGGTGCTGGTCTTCATGCTGATATCACTGTCTATAATACACTCGTGCATGTTTTGTGTTGCCATGGAATGACAAGAAAAGCTACAATTGTTTTGGATGAAATGTTGGGGAGAGGAATTGCACCAGACACTATCACATTCAATGCTCTCATTCTTGGCCATTGTAAGAGCAGTCATCTAGATAATGCATTTGCAACGTATGCTCAGATGCTTCATCAAGGACTCTCACCAAATATAGCTACATTCAACACACTTCTGGGTGGCCTTGAGTCCGCTGGAAGAATTGGAGAGGCAGATACTGTTATCTGTGAGATGAAGAAGATGGGCCTTGAACCCAATAATCTCACCTATGATATACTGGTGACAGGATATGCAAAGAAAAGCAACAAAGTTGAAGCACTGAGGCTGTATTGTGAGATGGTGAGTAAAGGCTTTATTCCCAAAGCAAGCACATATAATTCACTCATAAGTGACTTTGCTAAAGCTGGAATGATGAATCAAGCTAAAGAGTTGTTCAGTGAGATGAAAAGGAGAGGAGTTTTACATACGTCCTCAACTTATGATATCCTTTTGAATGGATGGTCAAAGCTTAGAAATGGAACTGAGGTAAGAATACTTCTCAAAGATATGAAAGAGCTAGGGTTTAAACCATCTAAAGGCACTATTAGTTCTATGTCCAGAGCATTTTCAAAGCCGGGAATGACTTGGGAAGCTCGACGTTTACTTAAGACCCTTTTCAAGGTTTAG
- the LOC103654097 gene encoding pentatricopeptide repeat-containing protein At5g39710 isoform X2: MAGAASPPQALPPAPTLQASFLCSLALAFLRAGRLSAASHVVSSLPAPPPARLLRRLIPALASSGLVAAASRFRPVPGDPLTLNSIILSYCSLHALRPALSLLRSSSGPQPQVAADTVSYNIFLAGLSEQGHGRLAPPVLSEMCKRGVPWDGVTMSTALVGLSRTGLVGEAAALAEMLVRGRGIDGLGVVGWNALIDGYCKVQDMAAALAVVERMTTQGLSLDVVGYNTLVAGFFYSGDADAAWEVAERMKADGVEPSVVTHTTLIGEYCKMKRIEEAFTLYEGMVRSGVLPDVVTLSALVDGLCRDGRFSEAYALFREMDKIGVAPNHVTYCTFIDSLAKVQRVNESLGLLGEMVSRGVAMDLVMYTTVMDRLELAISMAQSRCCCKWRRNPLAPMLSHSHQSSMVLLKEDASPKQLAI, from the exons ATGGCGGGGGCGGCATCTCCGCCTCAGGCCCTACCCCCGGCCCCGACCCTCCAGGCCTCCTTCCTCTGCTCCCTCGCGCTCGCCTTCCTCCGGGCCGGCCGCCTCTCCGCTGCCTCTCACGTCGTCTCCTCACTCCCCGCTCCGCCTCCCGCCCGCCTCCTCCGCCGCCTCATCCCCGCGCTCGCCTCCTCGGGCCTCGTCGCCGCCGCCTCCCGCTTCCGCCCCGTCCCAGGTGACCCGCTCACCCTCAACTCCATCATCCTCTCCTACTGCAGCCTCCACGCGCTCCGGCCCGCGCTTAGCCTGCTCCGTTCCTCCTCGGGGCCCCAGCCGCAGGTCGCGGCCGACACCGTCAGCTACAACATCTTCCTCGCTGGCCTCTCCGAGCAGGGACACGGGAGGCTCGCGCCGCCCGTGCTCTCCGAGATGTGCAAGCGCGGCGTGCCCTGGGACGGGGTCACCATGAGCACGGCGCTCGTGGGGCTGAGCAGGACCGGACTTGTCGGCGAGGCCGCGGCGTTGGCGGAGATGCTGGTCCGAGGCCGAGGAATTGATGGCTTGGGTGTGGTGGGATGGAATGCTCTCATTGACGGCTACTGTAAAGTCCAGGACATGGCCGCAGCATTGGCGGTGGTGGAGAGGATGACTACACAAGGGCTGTCGCTTGATGTGGTGGGGTACAATACCCTGGTTGCCGGGTTTTTCTACTCCGGCGATGCTGATGCTGCATGGGAGGTAGCGGAGAGGATGAAGGCGGATGGGGTGGAGCCGAGTGTGGTCACACACACGACGCTCATTGGGGAGTATTGTAAGATGAAGCGGATCGAGGAGGCGTTCACTCTGTACGAGGGTATGGTCAGGTCGGGTGTGCTGCCTGATGTGGTCACCCTTAGTGCTCTTGTTGATGGCCTATGCAGGGATGGCCGGTTCTCAGAGGCATATGCACTTTTCAGGGAGATGGACAAGATTGGAGTCGCTCCAAACCATGTGACATATTGTACATTTATCGATTCATTAGCGAAAGTGCAGAGGGTGAACGAGTCACTGGGTCTATTGGGAGAGATGGTCTCAAGGGGCGTGGCCATGGATCTGGTCATGTATACAACTGTGATGGACCGTTTAG AGCTGGCAATATCGATGGCGCAGAGCAGATGCTGTTGCAAATGGAGGAGAAATCCGTTAGCCCCAATGTTGTCACATTCTCATCAATCCTCAATGGTCTTGTTAAAAGAGGATGCATCGCCAAAGCAGCTGGCTATATGA